A genome region from Glycine max cultivar Williams 82 chromosome 5, Glycine_max_v4.0, whole genome shotgun sequence includes the following:
- the LOC100786008 gene encoding uncharacterized protein — protein sequence MGNQNRQGFHAGGFSGYQQGGNFNQNQGQGWRSHPENQFNKDQGGPSNRPRNQGPSLYERTTKLEETLAQFMQVSMSNHKSTESAIKNLEIQVGQLAKQIAKNSSRGFGANTEKNPKEEFKVVITRSKRETMMEDESRTGEEKELEAEKLEIAIPFGEALQQMPLYSKFLKDLLTKKGKYIHSDNIMLEGNCSVVIQRILPPKYKDAESVTIPCSIGVVSVGKTLIDLGASINLMPLSMCRRIGEMEIMPTRMTL from the exons ATGGGGAATCAAAACAGACAAGGATTTCATGCAGGCGGTTTTTCAGGTTACCAGCAAGGAGGaaatttcaatcaaaatcaGGGGCAAGGATGGAGGTCACATCCAGAGAAtcagttcaataaagaccaagGAGGACCATCCAACAGACCTCGGAATCAGGGGCCTAGCTTGTACGAGAGGACCACTAAGCTGGAAGAGACTTTGGCTCAGTTCATGCAAGTTTCAATGTCCAACCATAAGAGCACTGAGTCAGCCATCAAGAACCTGGAGATCCAAGTGGGACAGTTAGCTAAGCAAATAGCTAAGAATTCTTCTAGAGGTTTTGGAGCTAATacagagaaaaatcccaaagaagaaTTTAAGGTTGTCATAACTAGAAGCAAGAGGGAGACCATGATGGAGGATGAAAGTAGGACTGGTGAGGAGAAGGAGTTAGAAGCTGag aaattggagataGCTATCCCATTTGGAGAAGCCTTGCAacaaatgccactctactccaagtTTCTCAAGGATTTATTGACCAAGAAAGGCAAATATATCCACAGTGATAATATTATGTTGGAGGGAAATTGTAGTGTTGTTATTCAGAGGATCCTTCCACCAAAATACAAGGATGCAGAGAGTGTCACAATCCCTTGCTCAATTGGTGTTGTGTCAGTTGGAAAAACCCTTATTGACTTAGGGGCTAGCATTAATTTGATGCCTCTATCCATGTGCAGAAGGATTGGAGAGATGGAAATCATGCCAACAAGAATGACATTGTAG
- the LOC102670198 gene encoding uncharacterized protein, with the protein MGALTFATANCRRTAFKTPIGLSPFQMVYGKACHFPLEMEHKAYWALKFLNFDETLSGEKRKLQLLELKEMRLNTYESSRLYKEKVKACHDKKLIKKDFRPSQQVLLFNSRLKLFPGKLKSKWSGPFTIKDVKPYGAVELFDP; encoded by the exons ATGGGGGCTCTCACTTTTGCAACAGCCAACTGCAGAAG GACTGCCTTCAAAACCCCTATAGGCCTATCTCcatttcaaatggtttatggcaAAGCTTGCCATTTTCCATTAGAAATGGAACATAAAGCATACTGGGCTTTGAAGTTCTTAAATTTTGATGAGACTCTATCAGGGGAAAAGAGAAAGTTGCAACTCTTGGAGCTGAAAGAGATGAGGTTGAATACTTATGAGTCTTCAAGATTGTAcaaagaaaaagtgaaggcttGTCATGACAAGAAGCTGATAAAGAAAGATTTTAGGCCAAGCCAACAAGTTCTGCTATTCAACTCAAGATTGAAGCTATTTCCAGGCAAGTTAAAGTCTAAATGGTCTGGACCATTCACCATCAAGGATGTCAAGCCTTATGGAGCAGTGGAATTATTTGACCCTTAG